One window of Lacerta agilis isolate rLacAgi1 chromosome 14, rLacAgi1.pri, whole genome shotgun sequence genomic DNA carries:
- the LOC117059308 gene encoding retinol dehydrogenase 8-like: MAPKVVLITGCSSGIGLALAVKLAQDKQRRFKVIATMRNVAKKEKLETAAGAALNKTLEIKQLDVCDEKSIRSCINSIPQRHIDILINNAGIGLIGPIECQTIEEMKVIMETNFFGVVRMIKEVLPDMKKRRSGHIVVISSVMGLQGIVFNDIYTASKFAIEGFCESLIIQALKFNIFVSLIEPGPVVTEFEMKVYEDAEKADYSQTDPETAEIFTNVYLKNSKVVFSSLGQTPEDVAEHTLKVITTAKPPFRHQTNAIYTPMTALKHADPTGALMTDSFYKMVFKYDTLLHVSLKAIRLIRWQAQKMRQGARLLGFR, encoded by the exons ATGGCTCCCAAAGTTGTATTGATAACAGGATGCTCATCCGGGATTGGGCTGGCATTGGCTGTGAAAttagcacaggacaagcagaggAGGTTCAAAG TGATTGCCACAATGAGGAATGTAGCCAAGAAGGAGAAGCTGGAAACGGCTGCGGGGGCTGCTCTCAACAAGACACTGGAGATCAAACAGCTGGATGTCTGCGACGAGAAATCCATCCGCAGCTGCATCAACAGCATTCCCCAACGGCATATTGACATCCTCA TCAACAACGCTGGCATAGGTCTTATTGGTCCCATTGAGTGCCAGACCATCGAAGAGATGAAGGTCATCATGGAGACCAACTTCTTTGGCGTGGTGAGGATGATTAAGGAGGTCCTCCCTGACATGAAGAAAAGGCGGAGCGGCCACATTGTGGTCATCAGCAGTGTCATGGGTTTGCAAg GCATCGTGTTCAACGACATCTACACAGCTTCCAAATTTGCCATTGAGGGCTTCTGCGAAAGCCTCATCATCCAGGCGCTCAAGTTCAATATCTT TGTCAGTTTGATAGAGCCTGGCCCAGTCGTGACCGAGTTTGAGATGAAGGTCTATGAAGATGCAGAGAAAGCTGACTACTCTCAGACGGATCCCGAGACAGCAGAAATATTCACCAATGTCTACCTGAAAAATTCCAAGGTCGTCTTCTCCAGCTTGGGCCAGACCCCTGAAGATGTAGCTGAG CACACGCTGAAGGTCATCACCACGGCCAAGCCGCCCTTCCGCCACCAGACCAACGCCATCTACACGCCCATGACGGCTCTCAAGCACGCCGACCCCACCGGGGCCTTGATGACCGACTCGTTCTACAAAATGGTCTTCAAATATGACACCCTCTTGCACGTAAGCCTGAAGGCCATTCGGCTGATCCGCTGGCAAGCCCAGAAGATGAGGCAAGGCGCCAGGTTGTTGGGCTTCAGATGA
- the GRB7 gene encoding growth factor receptor-bound protein 7 isoform X2: MDLGTLQNNINSTLDNVYEDGLESDNSRPLSNSNPLCNGEQASLLTGGDVVKRSQPLLIQANRKLKEEEQQQQQRALSLPSIPNPFPELCSPSNSPILSNSSLGPGSPREGGSHVVKVYSEDGTCRSLEVTAGTTARHVCEMLVQKTHALHDECWSLVEVYQHLALERCLEDHESVVEVQATWPVGGDSRFVFRKNYAKYELFKSSPQSLFPEAMVSSCLDAANKGMSHSELIQNVLNSGSCPEIQGFMHLKEVGRKVWKRFYFSLRRSGLYYSSKGTSKDPRHLQYCVDINESNIYYITQGKKQYSTPTEYGFCIKPCKARSGAKGLKLFCSEDEQSRTCWMAAFRLFKYGIQLYRNYQQCHARQRETAWIGPVPLRSVSDNTLVAMDFSGCTGRVIENPNEVLSVALEEAQAWRKKTTHRYSLPTPFQSSSFSAAIHRTQPWFHGHISREDTQRLIVQQGLVDGVFLLRESQRNPKGFVLSLCHLQKVKHYLILPSEEDGHLYYTMDDGQTRFADLIQLVEFHQINRGILPCKLKHYCTSVAL, encoded by the exons ATGGACCTGGGAACTCTCCAAAACAACATCAACAGCACTTTGGACAACGTTTATGAGGATGGCCTGGAATCGGACAACAGTAGGCCCCTTTCAAACAGCAACCCTCTCTGTAACGGTGAACAAGCCAGTCTTCTGACCGGAGGAGATGTTGTCAAGCGCTCTCAGCCTCTGCTCATCCAAGCCAATAG aaagctgaaagaggaggagcagcaacagcaacagcgtGCCTTATCTTTGCCCTCCATCCCAAACCCTTTCCCAGAACTCTGCAGCCCCTCCAACTCGCCCATCCTCAGCAACTCCTCCTTGGGACCAGGCTCACCACGAGAAGGAGGTTCCCAT GTTGTGAAGGTCTACAGTGAAGATGGCACTTGCCGCTCGCTGGAGGTCACAGCAGGGACCACGGCTCGTCACGTCTGTGAGATGCTTGTCCAGAAGACTCACGCTTTGCATGATGAGTGCTGGTCCCTAGTGGAGGTCTACCAGCACTTGGCTCTAG AGCGGTGCCTGGAAGATCATGAGTCTGTGGTGGAGGTTCAGGCCACATGGCCTGTTGGGGGTGACAGCAGGTTTGTCTTCCGGAAGAACTACGCAAAGTATGAGCTGTTCAAGAGCTCGCCA CAGTCACTGTTCCCTGAGGCCATGGTTTCCAGCTGCCTGGATGCAGCCAACAAGGGCATGTCCCATTCAGAACTTATACAG AATGTGCTGAATTCAGGAAGCTGCCCCGAAATCCAAGGGTTCATGCACCTGAAAGAAGTTGGACGCAAAGTATGGAAAAGGTTTTACTTCTCCCTACGGCGCTCTGGGCTCTATTACTCAAGCAAAGGCACATCAAAG GACCCCCGACATCTACAGTATTGTGTCGACATAAACGAATCCAATATCTACTACATCACCCAAGGCAAAAAGCAGTACAGCACCCCTACAGAATATGGCTTTTGCATCAAG CCATGCAAGGCGCGAAGTGGGGCCAAAGGCCTGAAACTCTTCTGCAGCGAAGACGAGCAAAGTCGCACGTGTTGGATGGCTGCCTTCCGCCTCTTTAAG TATGGCATACAGCTCTACCGAAACTACCAGCAGTGTCACGCACGGCAAAGAGAAACAGCGTGGATCGGGCCTGTACCCCTG CGGAGCGTGTCGGATAACACCTTGGTGGCCATGGACTTCTCGGGTTGTACGGGCCGAGTGATTGAGAATCCCAACGAGGTTCTGTCAGTCGCTTTGGAGGAGGCTCAAGCATGGAGG AAGAAGACGACACACCGATACAGCCTGCCCACCCCGTTCCAGAGCTCCTCATTCAGTGCTG CCATCCACAGAACCCAGCCGTGGTTCCACGGACACATTTCTAGAGAAGACACCCAGCGCCTTATCGTTCAGCAGGGACTGGTGGACGG GGTCTTCCTGCTGCGGGAGAGTCAGCGGAACCCCAAAGGCTTTGTCTTGTCCCTCTGCCACCTGCAGAAGGTGAAGCACTATCTTATCCTTCCG AGCGAGGAAGACGGACACCTGTACTACACCATGGACGACGGCCAGACTCGCTTTGCTGACTTGATCCAGCTGGTGGAATTCCACCAGATCAACCGCGGCATCCTGCCTTGCAAGCTGAAGCACTACTGCACAAGCGTCGCCTTATGA